A single region of the Ictalurus punctatus breed USDA103 chromosome 17, Coco_2.0, whole genome shotgun sequence genome encodes:
- the amotl2b gene encoding angiomotin-like protein 2b — protein sequence MRTEDASSTVLHRLIQEQLRYGNPTDARTLLAIQQQALRSVVNGGSGSPRSSSDSFSQEERQEPQGQEHHVDFQHSEIYLPYHHEQLPTYEQAKANLQLVASQWCQDRQIYPEDNPKPSHARSLSERLMQLSLLRKDVNMESLSASSSSSYPQIAGYQLRQHHIGFQPHASTSDHAHEIEAFYPKPPPPFHSQHTRLVPPVLSPEARHVLFLSAPPAGREVSPQTELLMKENERLKQELEGHAEKALRIQKLEQEIQRISEAYDTLMQGCLKRETLEQTLRSKLMAEIKRLQDVNTDLRDSLESSSIQAAKDVKAADHNEQVIANLRMQNEEQKSQCARLERDVQFLREETSAAQERSRQLQAELHRKSAYVERVERLQGALAQLQATCEKREGLELRLRTRLEAELRTLRNQQRQTRACPGVTASSANVSVLLERLREREERILAMEADMTRWEQKYLEEKTMMEFAMDTAATAAAQRDTTIINNRSPCHASKTSPGEDPPRIQSQEVENRIRDLYGQIMEKDAVISVLHYRLQQEQQPENCEEGEGVPLSCPTHPGSSSSYNKESDKQKPQNPLEGLDSVEAEAVEIFI from the exons ATGCGAACGGAGGATGCGTCAAGCACTGTGCTGCACCGACTGATCCAGGAGCAGCTGCGTTACGGaaatcccacagacgctcgcaCCCTCCTGGCCATCCAGCAGCAGGCCCTACGGAGCGTGGTGAACGGAGGAAGCGGAAGCCCTCGCTCGTCTTCAGACAGCTTTTCCCAGGAGGAACGTCAGGAACCGCAGGGCCAAGAGCACCATGTTGACTTCCAGCATTCGGAGATCTATCTTCCCTACCACCATGAGCAGCTGCCCACGTATGAGCAGGCCAAAGCGAATTTGCAGCTCGTGGCCTCGCAGTGGTGCCAGGACAGGCAGATTTATCCAGAGGATAACCCTAAACCAAGCCATGCCAGGTCGCTCAGCGAGCGTCTCATGCAGCTCTCGCTTCTACGCAAAGACGTTAACATGGAGTCGCTCTCCGCGAGCTCATCTTCTAGCTACCCACAAATAGCCGGCTATCAACTTAGACAGCATCATATAGGATTTCAGCCTCATGCGTCCACGTCTGATCATGCCCACGAGATTGAAGCGTTCTACCCGAAACCGCCACCACCTTTCCACTCCCAACACACCAG ACTCGTCCCACCTGTGCTGTCACCTGAAGCACGCCACGTGCTTTTTCTAAGCGCGCCCCCTGCTGGCAGGGAGGTCTCCCCACAGACAGAGCTGCTGATGAAGGAGAACGAGAGGCTGAAGCAGGAGCTGGAAGGCCACGCAGAAAAGGCGCTCAGGATTCAGAAG cTGGAGCAGGAAATCCAGAGGATCTCTGAGGCCTATGACACTCTGATGCAGGGCTGCTTGAAGAGAGAAACACTGGAGCAAACGCTCAGGAGCAAGCTGATGGCAGAAATCAAGAGGCTTCAGGACGTGAACACGGACCTGAGAG ACAGCCTGGAGAGCAGCAGCATTCAGGCGGCGAAAGACGTGAAAGCTGCAGACCATAACGAGCAGGTTATCGCTAACCTCCGCATGCAGA atgagGAGCAGAAGTCGCAGTGTGCGCGACTGGAGCGCGACGTGCAGTTCCTACGTGAGGAGACGAGCGCTGCGCAGGAGCGCAGCCGGCAGCTGCAGGCCGAGCTGCACAGGAAGAGCGCGTACGTGGAGAGGGTGGAGCGTCTGCAGGGGGCGCTGGCTCAGTTACAGGCCACCTGTGAGAAGAGAGAGGGTCTGGAGCTTCGTCTGCGCACAAGGCTGGAGGCGGAGCTGCGCACACTCAGGAACCAGCAG AGGCAGACCCGAGCGTGTCCGGGCGTCACGGCGTCCTCGGCGAACGTGAGCGTCCTGCTGGAGCGCCTGAGGGAACGAGAGGAACGGATTTTGGCCATGGAGGCTGACATGACTCGCTGGGAGCAGAAATACCTGGAGGAGAAAACCATGATGGAGTTCGCGATGGACACGGCGGCCACCGCTGCGGCGCAGAG agacaccaccatcatcaacaacCGCTCGCCCTGTCACGCATCTAAAACCAGCCCCGGTGAGGATCCGCCTCGGATTCAGAGCCAGGAAGTAGAAAACAG GATCCGCGATCTGTACGGGCAGATCATGGAGAAGGATGCCGTGATTAGTGTCCTTCATTACCGGCTCCAGCAGGAACAGCAACCAGAGAACTGTGAAGAGGGCGAGGGTGTACCTTTGAGTTGCCCCACCCACCCTGGCTCAAGCTCCTCCTACAATAAAG aaagcgACAAACAGAAGCCGCAGAATCCATTGGAAGGTCTGGACAGCGTGGAAGCCGAGGCAGTGGAAATCTTCATCTGA